TTAAATCCCTGCTCGATTCCTGCCGGGCAGTCTAATAAAATATAATCGAAATCCTGTCTTAAATCTTCGATCAGCGCCTGCATCTGCTCCGGAGATACTGCTGACTTATCTCTCGTCTGTGCTGACGGTAAAAGACATAAATTCGGATATTTTTTGTCTTTGATCAATGCCTGCTCAACACGGCAGTTTCCTTCTACAACGTCTACCAGGTTGTAAACAATGCGGTTTTCAAGTCCCATTACAACATCCAGATTACGAAGTCCGATATCGGTATCGATCAGCACTACTTTTTTATTTAACTGTGCCAGACCTGTTCCAACATTTGCGGTTGTAGTCGTTTTACCAACTCCGCCCTTTCCGGACGTAATTACAATAACTTCACTCATTTCAAAAAATTCCTCCTGCCGTTAAATATCGCTTAATAGTTCTTTTGTCAGCGGTTCAATACAGATTGTTCCATCTTTTAAATACGCAATCTGCGGAGACGTGGTCGTTTCCTTGACCTTTTTTCTTATTTTACGCCTGCCAAAAGGTTTGTCCGGACTCTTTGCCAGAACATTTCCAATGCGGATCTGAATCGGGTCCATATCCAGTGCAACGATAAATGCACTGTCATCTCCACCAAGTCCTGCATAGACACTTCCTTTTACCGCTCCAAGTACAACGATACTGCCGTTTGCCATGACTGCTGCGCCCGGATTGACATCACCTACCACTACAATACCTGTTTCGCTCTCAAGTGTCTGACCTGAGCGAAGCGTTCCGCGGTAAAACTGAGTCCCTCCATCCACATACGGCTGCTGCACAGATGCCTGATATTCTTCGATCTGCTGCTTGACGTATGCTTCACGGTCCGGATCATGATCTACAATGCACAATATCTCGATACTTGTATTAGATGTCACTGCATCAATGATAGCCATTTCTTCATCATGTGTCAGCTTTCTTCCCTCGAAAGAAATCGCCAGTTTTGCCCCTTTAAAGAACTTCTCTGACTCTTTGAACTTCTCGACGATGGCATCTAAAAGTGCTTTAAAAGATATCTCATTGCTTAATACAAGATGTATCCCGTATTTATTACTTTTTATAACAACTGCCTGTGACA
The Roseburia rectibacter DNA segment above includes these coding regions:
- the minC gene encoding septum site-determining protein MinC, giving the protein MSQAVVIKSNKYGIHLVLSNEISFKALLDAIVEKFKESEKFFKGAKLAISFEGRKLTHDEEMAIIDAVTSNTSIEILCIVDHDPDREAYVKQQIEEYQASVQQPYVDGGTQFYRGTLRSGQTLESETGIVVVGDVNPGAAVMANGSIVVLGAVKGSVYAGLGGDDSAFIVALDMDPIQIRIGNVLAKSPDKPFGRRKIRKKVKETTTSPQIAYLKDGTICIEPLTKELLSDI